In the genome of Streptomyces sp. NBC_00259, the window TGGACCCGGTGGTGCGAGGGCGTGTTGAGGACGTACTCGAAGGGCCGCGGCAGTTTGCCGATCCGCTCGGTGTGGATCCAGAACTGGTAGACGAGGTTCACGGAGGAGCAGAACGCGAGGGCGGCCGGGTGCACCCCGCAGGCGATCATCGGGAGGTAGAACGGCCAGGAGCTGAACCCGGTCCACGGCTGGCGCAGCGCGGTGCTGAGGTTGAACTTCCGGCTGGAGTGGTGGACGACGTGGCAGGCCCACAGGATCCGGATGACGTGGTGGCCGCGGTGCGACCAGTAGTAGCAGAAGTCCTGCGCGAGCAGCATCAGCAGGACCGTCCACCACAGGACGGGCACGCGGAGCGGAGTGAGCTCGTACACCGCGGTGTAGATCGCGACGACGGGGATCTTCCACAGGAGGTCGAAGAAGAGGCTGCCGAGTCCCATGCCGATGCTGGTGGCGGCGTCCTTGGCCGCGTAGCCGGCGGCGTCCTCGTCGGGATGGAGCCGGTAGCTGACCATCTCCAGGACGGTGAGCAGGACGAAGGCGGGTATCGACCACAGCACGACGTCGGGCAGGTTCGGCGGCATGCGGGCACCGTAGAGGC includes:
- a CDS encoding sterol desaturase family protein — protein: MPPNLPDVVLWSIPAFVLLTVLEMVSYRLHPDEDAAGYAAKDAATSIGMGLGSLFFDLLWKIPVVAIYTAVYELTPLRVPVLWWTVLLMLLAQDFCYYWSHRGHHVIRILWACHVVHHSSRKFNLSTALRQPWTGFSSWPFYLPMIACGVHPAALAFCSSVNLVYQFWIHTERIGKLPRPFEYVLNTPSHHRVHHASQGGYLDRNFGGILIVWDRLFRSFAAETERPVYGLTKNIATYNPLRVATHEYVSIARDVRAAGNWRELTGRLFRGPGWQPAEAAVPAEAAAPAAPAGPAQAAPAPAAAAERVA